A DNA window from Nitrospira sp. contains the following coding sequences:
- a CDS encoding pentapeptide repeat-containing protein, giving the protein MISIGKLRWIGLVCLSLLLCGICRTGAVEAACTVESSPVGKPGPLMKHLSPDCTKAEREAQAVPAASVMQALTQRQAVDLVGVVLQGDLIFDQLPVRKSQIPKGLTPEQQAALSALNDEEQRIVAGNLIIRDSVVDGALRHRSAKGTLEFEGTVDFHGTRFTDGVDLSRSVFQKSLAIDGALFEREAYFVQGHFAQGLSCAETKFGPHTRFHRSVFRGPVDCQGSLFDGMAEFLEVVCEAPVNFERARFGLGTGFSGAHFKKLANFSGAIFSREAFFAFVVFSGEARFAGAQFLQAADFSNADFKRGDDLAKVRFDQKPLTNGTKGIAQEGAGKGGQSDFQQYAITLGILLVAAVLVAYAVKLK; this is encoded by the coding sequence ATGATCTCTATTGGAAAACTCCGTTGGATCGGGCTGGTGTGTTTGTCCCTGCTGCTGTGCGGGATTTGCCGGACCGGCGCCGTTGAAGCGGCCTGCACGGTTGAATCCTCTCCCGTTGGGAAGCCCGGCCCGCTCATGAAGCATTTGAGCCCGGATTGTACGAAAGCTGAGCGCGAAGCGCAGGCTGTTCCTGCTGCGAGTGTGATGCAGGCGCTCACGCAGAGACAGGCGGTGGATCTGGTCGGTGTGGTGCTGCAGGGCGATCTGATCTTCGATCAGCTGCCGGTTCGGAAATCACAAATCCCCAAAGGACTCACACCCGAGCAACAGGCCGCGCTCAGCGCGCTGAACGACGAAGAGCAGCGGATCGTGGCGGGGAATTTGATCATTCGTGATTCAGTCGTTGACGGAGCCCTCCGGCATCGATCGGCGAAGGGGACGCTGGAGTTCGAGGGAACGGTCGATTTTCATGGCACCAGGTTCACGGATGGCGTGGATCTGTCGCGGTCGGTCTTTCAGAAGAGCCTGGCCATAGATGGCGCTCTATTTGAACGGGAGGCCTATTTTGTTCAAGGGCACTTTGCCCAGGGGCTCAGCTGCGCCGAGACCAAGTTCGGTCCCCATACCCGGTTCCATCGTTCCGTCTTTCGGGGGCCGGTGGATTGCCAGGGGAGTCTGTTTGACGGGATGGCGGAGTTTCTTGAGGTGGTCTGTGAAGCCCCGGTGAATTTTGAGCGGGCGCGATTCGGGTTGGGGACGGGATTTTCCGGCGCGCACTTCAAGAAGCTGGCGAATTTCTCCGGTGCCATTTTCAGTCGGGAGGCGTTCTTTGCCTTCGTGGTTTTTTCCGGTGAAGCGCGGTTTGCCGGTGCTCAATTTCTCCAAGCAGCGGATTTCTCCAATGCCGATTTTAAGCGGGGCGACGATCTGGCCAAGGTCCGCTTCGATCAGAAGCCTTTGACCAACGGGACAAAGGGAATCGCGCAGGAAGGGGCAGGGAAGGGGGGGCAATCCGACTTCCAGCAATATGCCATTACGCTGGGCATTCTGCTGGTGGCAGCCGTTCTCGTCGCCTACGCCGTCAAATTGAAATAA